One window from the genome of Nicotiana sylvestris chromosome 9, ASM39365v2, whole genome shotgun sequence encodes:
- the LOC138877556 gene encoding uncharacterized protein, whose protein sequence is MDNGDKSWTGLRRSTDEYIRGVNDFLDKAFERASQGSEILCPCKKCSNCQWHYRNVVEDHLVCYGFIQGYTKWIFHGKKFSSRNNPHPSNDDEGSNMHDDIDGLLHDTFRNVEGDMRHEEGVREGPSEDAKRFFKLVGEGKEELYLGCENFSKLSFTIRLFLFKCIHGLSNVAFSNLLDLLKEAFPFAQLPESFHKAKNMIQDLGLHYEKIHACPNDCMLFWNENENNDNCSVCGTSRWKNVVDGLTNASSKIPAKVLRRPADGEAWKTFDFLHKDFSRDPHNVRLGLSSDGTVGDRGRNIDAKSNQRFQMRTALLWTVSDFPALAMLSGWSTKGRLVAVRKVLPKNVSLALIRLGNFFRAICRKVIKRRDLDKMQSEILKLNVTLKRSFLQLF, encoded by the exons ATGGATAATGGAGATAAAAGTTGGACGGGTCTCCGAAGATCCACCGATGAGTATATCCGCGGAGTGAATGATTTTCTTGATAAGGCATTTGAACGGGCTTCCCAAGGTAGTGAAATATTATGCCCTTGCAAAAAATGCTCTAATTGTCAATGGCATTATAGAAATGTAGTAGAGGATCACTTAGTTTGTTATGGGTTTATTCAAGGATATACCAAATGGATTTTTCATGGGAAAAAGTTTTCCTCGAGAAATAATCCACATCCAAGCAATGATGATGAAGGTTCCAACATGCATGATGATATCGATGGACTCCTTCATGATACTTTTAGAAATGTTGAGGGTGACATGAGGCATGAAGAAGGAGTGAGAGAGGGACCATCTGAAGATGCAAAGAGATTTTTTAAATTAGTGGGTGAAGGAAAAGAAGAGTTATATCTAGGGTGTGAGAATTTTTCTAAATTGAGTTTCACCATTCGATTGTTCTTATTCAAATGCATTCATGGGTTGAGTAATGTGGCTTTTTCAAACTTGTTAGACTTGTTAAAAGAGGCATTTCCATTTGCTCAGCTACCCGAATCTTTTCACAAGGCAAAAAATATGATTCAAGATTTGGGTCTTCATTATGAAAAAATACATGCTTGCCCTAATGATTGCATGCTTTTTTGGAATGAAAATGAGAATAATGATAATTGCTCTGTATGTGGAACCTCTAGATGGAAGAATGTTGTTGATGGCTTGACTAATGCAAGCTCCAAAATCCCTGCAAAGGTTTTAAG ACGTCCTGCTGATGGGGAAGCTTGGAAGACTTTTGATTTCTTGCACAAGGACTTCTCTCGAGATCCACATAATGTTAGATTGGGTCTTTCAAGTGATG GAACTGTGGGAGACAGGGGTAGAAACATTGATGCTAAATCTAACCAAAGATTTCAAATGCGTACAGCCTTGTTATGGACAGTTAGTGATTTTCCAGCACTAGCAATGCTTTCCGGATGGAGCACTAAGGGTAGACTG GTTGCCGTTAGAAAAGTGTTGCCCAAGAATGTTTCTTTGGCCTTGATTAGGTTGGGGAACTTCTTTAGAGCCATATGTAGAAAGGTTATAAAGCGAAGAGATCTTGATAAAATGCAATCTGAAATATTGAAATTGAATGTGACCTTGAAAAGATCTTTCCTCCAACTTTTTTGA
- the LOC104229901 gene encoding uncharacterized protein → MQSETTTPAADSLEEQMQLNSTTVDEQEQCEHQGDSARKRKKGKTKMLSVHGSSERKLIIANENNQSVCPTKDVVAELGSFLGTLARNASLCPLDIFELRKMDTKEDLWAYTKEKYDIPDAAKKWTLDAIQAAWRRHKSNLKEHHFDAYANDEIRMQKRPEYIPASQFKDLLKY, encoded by the exons ATGCAAAGCGAAACTACCACCCCTGCAGCAGATTCATTAGAGGAACAAATGCAATTGAATTCTACAACTGTTGATGAACAAGAACAATGTGAACATCAAG GCGATTCTGctcgaaaaaggaaaaaaggtaaAACAAAGATGCTAAGTGTACATGGAAGCAGTGAGCGGAAATTGATTATAGCAAATGAGAACAATCAATCTGTTTGTCCTACTAAAGATGTTGTGGCAGAACTGGGTAGTTTTCTTGGCACATTGGCAAGGAATGCGAGTCTTTGCCCTCTTGATATATTTGAATTGAGAAAAATGGACACAAAAGAAGATTTGTGGGCGTATACCAAG GAGAAATATGATATTCCCGATGCTGCAAAAAAATGGACTTTGGATGCTATTCAAGCTGCTTGGAGAAGACACAAGAGCAATTTGAAAGAACACCACTTTGACGCCTATGCGAATGATGAAATTCGAATGCAAAAAAGGCCTGAATATATTCCAGCATCTCAATTTAAGGATCTCCTCAAATATTAG